DNA from Eucalyptus grandis isolate ANBG69807.140 chromosome 5, ASM1654582v1, whole genome shotgun sequence:
AAGACCATGCTGCAACATACATGTAATTTAAACACTCGAAATCGATGTAATTGATTGAGACATTAAGGGGGATGTTTAGTTTAGGAATTGGAGGCCACTTGTTTAAATTTTACCCACTTAGTGCAATCTGCTCTTGATCAGCATCTGCTTTCAAGGTCAAAGCTGTAGAGGTCAAAACCCAAACTTAATTCTTTCGTAGGGATTGCATGATGTTTTATGGATCTCCAAATAGGTGGGTCTTTATGCTCGAGCCTTTAcattaccaaaagaaaatatatgcaGCTTATATTTTTCGACTGTGGGTAACATCTAAATAAATAGGTCATTTTCCACCGCTAAGAATAAAAATGCAAACGGCAGTGCGTCCCCACCGGCAGCCATCCAACCTTTCTGTTACATTTTCAATTGTTGCATTGATCAAGATCGCCATCCAACACTTCTGTTACATTTTCAATTGTTGTATTGATCAAAATCTGTGAGCTGCGACCTTCATCTCTATATATGAAGCATTCCTGATCGTGGACTGACCGGACTGACCAAAACATCTTATGCTTTAACTTACCTAAGCTACTCTATTTTCACAAAATCACCCTCTCTTTCTAAGCGTCAGCTCACAACCATAAGCCACCACTCGCAATGGCAACGACCGTCGAGCCCGAGCAATTAACTGGCCATTGCCAACACGTCCACCTCATGTGCCACAGCGACCGCGCCGACCACAGCGTCAGCGAGTCGTGGCGGGCCAGGTTCCCCAAGCCGTGGGACCCTCCATTGACTGACATAGGCCGGATCAAGGCGCTTGAAACTGGCAAGAAACTCCAGGCCAAGCTCGGGTTTCCAATCCACTGGGTCGTCTCGTCGCCGTTCTGGCAGTGCAACGAGACTGCATGGGAGCTGATCACCGGTCTCTCCATGGAGGGCGAGGACGCCACAAACATTGTGCTAGATGATGGCAACTCCGCCAACTCATCAACGTCAGGGATCAAAGTAGAGTTATCTCTCCAAATCTCGCGTGAGTTTTGATGGAAGTTCTTGATCTAACTTCAGCTTTGATCTATTGCAATATATTTGTtttggggagaattaccaaaaaagtcctaaacctattgcaattgtgtcaattcaatcctaaactttttttttgccaatttagtcataaaccttttataattgtaccaattcagtcattccgaccaaaattggccaaccgGGCGACGTGGACGCCGGGCTGGAGAGCTAGGCtggcaaacaattttttaataatttaaaaaaaaaaaaaaaaatttcgattttttaaatttttgattttatttttaccttcttcttcttcctcggccgGCCAGCGCTTGCCGAGGGCgagggctggcgaggctcgtccccgccggccaccggcgaaggcaagcctcgcctagcgGCTACGGCGGCCGCcatcgcccggccaaggcgaggcttggccttgcccagccatggcgaggcgagagcgaggccgccgtcgccggatccggcgaggctcgacctcgccatggctgggcgaggcgagcctcgccttggctgggcgaggttcgccttcgccggtggccggcgccGGCtggccggaggaagaagaagaaggtaaaaaataaaaaattcgaaaaaaattaaaaaatccgatttttttaaaaaaaaattattaaaaaattgttcgctGGCTAGCCATCTCCGGCCGGCGTCCACATCAGCTCCggccgaccaattttggctagaaggactgaattggcacaattataaaaggtttaggactaaattgacaaaaaaaaaagtttaggactgaattgacacaattgcaataggtttaagacttttttggtaattctcccattcgTTTTGTGTTGGACTTTTAGTTCAAACTCGAAAGACCTTTCTTGCACACTAAAGAACGTTATGCTGAGATAAGAAGTGCTGGCCACTAAACTTTTCGTTGGTATCCTTAGAATATGGAATGAGTAGGGTGCTTAACGACGCCACATCGTTGTATCATCCCACGGACGGCGATTCATGGGTATCCGACACGAAGTTGCTCGAGACTTCATTTGCGCCCGGTGTCGTGGAGCCCGCACTGCACCGGGTGTTCAAGGAGGTAAGGGCTTTTTACATGGCATACCGTGCTTAAAATTTGAATTCTGATCGTTTAGGAATTGTTGCCGTGGACGAAAATGCTCCCGACAATGTCATGAAAAGTCGGACATGATCATCGGTAGGCGAGTTTGGAGTGATTTGAGACTAAGTCGCTCAAACGGCCCCATTTCAGTGGGGTCATTACCCTTCAAAAAGCAGCTTTGAATCTAGATGGTCTTGGCATGTGTTAATACGTGGTCTAATTTGGACTATATCTAAATTGGTGTAGCTGTCACAATGGGGAGAGAGCGAATCCGGGGCAAGAGATCGATACCTACACACCATTCATTCCCTCGTTGACAAATACCCCCAAGAAAATTTGCTGTTCGTCACTCATGGTGAGCTTTAATTTGGCATTTCATTTCTCGCTTTGTAATCAATTAaatcaaaatcttaaaatcTGAATTATGTAGGGTATACATATGGCTATGGTATTGCCTAAAACGATTGGCTTTTGAAAAAATCCATACGTCATTAACTTTGCTTCGAAGATCATAGAGGACGCTTAGGATAGACTTGGTGCAAATGCATGCACCTCTGACCTATTTGCACCATTGAAGCTGATGGGTCCACTCAATTCTAAAATGGCGCCTGTCAGATTCAACCTTTGCTGCACACACTCGGTGCATGCATGATGCACCCAGTCCTCGTAACGATGGCGCGAAAAGTTGAGGTGTTTTTACCTTTTGACGTGTTTCTAAACCAGCTTCGAATACAGGGGCCGCTGTGATGGTCGCGATCTCAACATATTGGAAGGAGGCAAGAGGGCACAACATAAAATTAGGCTACTGTGGGAGCGCGCATCTCAAAGGCAAATTCTTAAGAATGGCGATTCGTTCGCTGCTAAAAAATTTGAGATCGCAATGGACCCCGAGGAAACCGGCATCACACGCCAGCCCATTCGACACGCATGAACTGGCGTTTGTAATTACAATATGTGATGGAGCATTGGGAGGATTTGAGTTGCTTTCTATGTTGGTATTGTCATTTGGAGGTCTTGTTGAATCATTATGATGTTAGGACACTTTATGTTTGCTCTCATCCTCTCTATACTATGACTGATGTGATCACCTCTAAATTTGGAAGTTTTATCAGAGAAGAAATATATGCAAAGAAACGAATTAAGAAATGTTTCTATATATCATAATGAAGAGTATATCAGCTTAGTTATATGCTTTATGGGgaaagtacactagaagtgaTAAAAGTTATATATGGcactcattttggtgccaaaagtttccgttgaatcatttaagtgtcaaattggagaaaaatcgattactttatatatatatatatatatatatatatatatatatatattataaaagtTGACGTGGCTTTTAAATGAAGTCGTTTtccgtcctccttaagaaacaacatcattttgatgtcatatgtAGACCGCCTCACAAAAACAACGCCGCATAGCTCATATGGGGACTAAAATTAGGTTTCTTTGTCCAATCCTCGCCCAACACCGACCATAGctcgctcggccaccatcgctcaCCCACCGTTGCTTGGCCACTGTCACTTGCCCGCTATTGTAGTTGCTTGACTAGGTGAGCAAGGAGAGTCTAAGGTTGTTGCTTGGGCAAGAAGTGGCGGGAAGAATAGGAGGtgagggtggaggaggaggaggaggaggaagaagtaGGGTCAAAGGTGGAGAGAGCGAAGATGAAAAGGGTGAGGGAGACAAGGAGGGTGCAAATGGAGATGATGGATTGGGCTCTGCTTAAGGAGTAGCTGAAGTGGGTCCTTCtggagggggaaagagaaggaggagaaggagaggaggaggaggacaagagCTTGGGCTTGTCGATAATGTCAAATGAACCGGAGGCAAAGTTGTGCTAATACTAGTGCCAGTGCTGCTACTGGTGCCATTGCTAGTGCTGGTGCTAGTGTTGTTCTTTGGagaagaagacgaggaggaaGCTCATACTCTCTGGTGCTAGTGTTGTTCTTTGGagaagaagacgaggaggaagctcatactctctctctctctctctctctctctctctctctctctctctctcaatttggggatttaggatttagggtttttacttggggaaaaacattaaacagcgtcgttttgttATTTGGATGCCAATTGTACTCTCCGACAAGCCATGTCAgctttaaaattaataaaaaaagtgtcaTGTCGGATTTTCGATCAATTGGATCGgcgttggcactaaaatgatcgtttttcaaattttttggcactaagtgatccaaaataattttttagcacCAAAGTAAGAGCCATGCACAACTTTTGGTGCttctaatgtacttatccctGGTTTATGAGGTGATTatctaaaataatatatatatacataatcaaATAGAGATGTGAAGAATTTTCTAGATATATGCATCATCATAAGAGATACGAAAAATCAAGCAAATACCCTCCATATC
Protein-coding regions in this window:
- the LOC104446352 gene encoding uncharacterized protein LOC104446352, encoding MATTVEPEQLTGHCQHVHLMCHSDRADHSVSESWRARFPKPWDPPLTDIGRIKALETGKKLQAKLGFPIHWVVSSPFWQCNETAWELITGLSMEGEDATNIVLDDGNSANSSTSGIKVELSLQISQYGMSRVLNDATSLYHPTDGDSWVSDTKLLETSFAPGVVEPALHRVFKEVRAFYMAYRA